DNA sequence from the bacterium genome:
TATCCAGTGGGTAAGGATGCCCATCCTTACCTCCAAAAGCAAAAGAAAATTTTGCAGGGTCATTAAATGAAACAGAATTACCATAAATAACTTCTGATATTAAACATAGTGCTCTTAAAGTTTTTATTCCTATATTTTCTGTAAGAACAATATCAGGAAAGGATTTAATATCTTTTTCTTTTAATTTACAAAAATTTCTGTATAATCTTTTTGTATCAAAGTTATATTCTACATGATGATGTGAAGGAAGTATAAGTTTTTTCCCTCTATCAAAAATTGAAGACGATTTTTTAAAAATAACCTCAAATTCTTTAATCAAACTATCAGGACTTTCTGATTTCAAAAAATCAACTAAATTATTTTGAACTTCCTTACTTCTTTTATCAATCAGATTTAAAACATAACTTTCTTTTTTTACAGATATAATTCCTGAATGAGGTTCTATAACCAGTTTTTTATCTTCTGAACTTGT
Encoded proteins:
- a CDS encoding DUF763 domain-containing protein — protein: TSSEDKKLVIEPHSGIISVKKESYVLNLIDKRSKEVQNNLVDFLKSESPDSLIKEFEVIFKKSSSIFDRGKKLILPSHHHVEYNFDTKRLYRNFCKLKEKDIKSFPDIVLTENIGIKTLRALCLISEVIYGNSVSFNDPAKFSFAFGGKDGHPYPLDRKNYDITINYLKNIIDKAKIEGKEKLEILKKLQHLYK